One genomic window of Pseudoxanthomonas sp. includes the following:
- a CDS encoding aldo/keto reductase, translating into MSAFYGGRSDDATSIAVIHHALERGVSLLDTADMYGPHTNEVLVGKAIAGRRDQVFLATKFGIKLDPSDPSVRGIDGRPEYVQASVEGSLKRLGVDHIDLYYQHRVDPNTPIEDTVGAMSRLVEQGKVKYLGLSEAGADTIRRAHAVHPITAVQTEYSLWSRDAEDTGVLAAVRELGIGFVPYSPLGRGFLTGAIRSPADFEADDYRRSSPRFQGDNFAANLALVDKVNAIAADKGCTPGQLALAWVLAQGEPARLASTARRAGERLARDGQAGASESQQGSAMEGREELHIVPIPGTKRIAYLDENLDALDVGLSPEELAAIEAVFTPQSVSGTRYPEAMMAALNR; encoded by the coding sequence ATGAGCGCCTTCTACGGCGGGCGCAGCGATGACGCCACGTCCATCGCCGTCATCCACCACGCGCTGGAACGCGGCGTCAGCCTGCTCGACACCGCCGACATGTATGGCCCGCACACCAACGAAGTGCTGGTCGGCAAGGCCATCGCCGGCAGGCGCGACCAGGTGTTCCTGGCGACGAAATTCGGCATCAAGCTCGATCCCAGCGACCCGTCCGTGCGCGGCATCGATGGCCGCCCGGAATACGTGCAGGCCAGCGTCGAAGGCAGCCTCAAGCGGCTGGGCGTGGACCACATCGACCTGTACTACCAGCACCGCGTCGATCCCAACACGCCGATCGAGGACACCGTGGGTGCGATGTCGCGCCTGGTCGAACAGGGCAAGGTGAAGTATCTCGGCCTGAGCGAGGCCGGCGCGGACACGATCCGTCGCGCGCACGCCGTGCATCCGATCACCGCGGTGCAGACCGAGTATTCGCTGTGGTCGCGCGATGCCGAGGACACCGGCGTGCTGGCGGCCGTGCGCGAGCTCGGCATCGGCTTCGTGCCGTACTCGCCACTGGGCCGCGGCTTCCTGACCGGCGCAATCCGCTCACCGGCCGACTTCGAAGCCGACGATTACCGCCGCAGCAGCCCGCGCTTCCAGGGTGACAACTTCGCCGCCAACCTGGCGCTGGTGGACAAGGTCAACGCGATTGCCGCCGACAAGGGCTGCACGCCGGGCCAGCTCGCCCTGGCCTGGGTCCTGGCCCAGGGTGAGCCAGCGCGCTTGGCGAGCACGGCTCGCCGCGCTGGCGAACGCCTGGCCAGGGATGGCCAGGCCGGGGCATCCGAAAGCCAGCAGGGTTCCGCCATGGAGGGCCGCGAGGAACTTCACATCGTTCCGATTCCTGGCACCAAGCGCATCGCCTATCTGGACGAAAACCTGGACGCGCTGGACGTCGGCTTGAGCCCCGAAGAACTTGCCGCCATCGAAGCGGTGTTCACCCCACAGTCCGTGTCCGGCACGCGTTATCCCGAAGCGATGATGGCCGCGCTCAATCGTTGA
- a CDS encoding aldo/keto reductase, protein MKTRTLGRHGPTVSALGLGCMGMSQSYGGRVDDGSAIAVIHHALERGVTLLDTSDMYGPHTNEVLVGKAIGDRRDQVFLATKFGFVYEPGATRPSGVSGRPEYVRSSLDASLKRLGVDHIDLYYQHRVDPNVPIEDTVGEMARAVDAGKVRFLGLSEAAPATLRRAHATHPITALQTEYSLWSRDPETDGVLATARELGIGFVPYSPLGRGFLTGAIRSPDDFDADDNRRNHPRFQGANFAANLALVDKVNAIARERGVTPGQLALAWVLAQGDDLVPIPGTKRIKYLDENLDALDVRLSDADLAAIDAVFPTGAAAGQRYPESNMAQLNR, encoded by the coding sequence ATGAAAACCCGCACCCTTGGCCGCCATGGCCCCACCGTGTCCGCGCTTGGCCTGGGCTGCATGGGCATGAGCCAGTCTTACGGTGGCCGCGTGGACGACGGCAGCGCCATCGCCGTGATCCACCACGCGCTGGAGCGCGGCGTGACCCTGCTCGACACCTCGGACATGTACGGCCCGCACACCAACGAAGTGCTGGTCGGCAAGGCGATTGGCGACCGCCGCGACCAGGTGTTCCTGGCGACCAAGTTCGGCTTCGTGTACGAACCCGGCGCGACCCGGCCCAGCGGCGTCAGCGGTCGTCCCGAGTACGTGCGCAGCAGCCTGGATGCCAGCCTCAAGCGCCTGGGCGTGGACCACATCGACCTGTACTACCAGCACCGCGTCGATCCCAACGTGCCGATCGAAGACACCGTCGGCGAAATGGCGCGCGCGGTCGACGCCGGCAAGGTGCGCTTCCTCGGCCTGTCCGAGGCCGCGCCGGCGACGCTGCGTCGCGCCCACGCAACCCATCCCATCACCGCGCTGCAGACCGAATACTCGCTGTGGTCGCGCGACCCGGAAACCGATGGCGTGCTGGCCACCGCGCGCGAACTCGGCATCGGCTTCGTGCCGTATTCGCCGCTGGGCCGTGGCTTCCTGACCGGCGCGATCCGCTCACCGGACGATTTCGATGCCGACGACAACCGGCGCAACCATCCGCGCTTCCAGGGTGCCAATTTCGCCGCCAACCTGGCGCTGGTGGACAAGGTCAACGCGATTGCGCGCGAGCGCGGCGTCACCCCTGGCCAGCTCGCCCTGGCCTGGGTGCTGGCGCAGGGCGATGACCTGGTGCCGATCCCCGGCACCAAGCGCATCAAGTATCTGGACGAAAACCTGGACGCACTGGACGTGCGCCTGAGCGATGCCGACCTGGCTGCCATCGATGCGGTCTTCCCGACCGGCGCCGCGGCGGGCCAGCGTTATCCGGAAAGCAACATGGCCCAGCTCAACCGCTGA
- a CDS encoding DUF6624 domain-containing protein, protein MGAASCLARAGEHDAAFARLQRTDYKDRPSIEIIANDADLASLHDDPRWRAWLDAERKAQAARGYDPVLAKELAERTTRDQAIREQVMVRPRDVKLNQQALEIDRDNTGWLKSVVDRQGWPLVRQVGSEGANQAWLLAQHADADPAFQERVLGLMQSAVAQGEASGSDLAYMTDRVRRAQGKRQVYGTQFQQVDGMLQIQPVEDLDGLDARRAAIGLESMADYVAQGERQMHRKIQWPPASEPAN, encoded by the coding sequence ATGGGCGCCGCCAGCTGCCTGGCGCGCGCCGGCGAGCATGACGCCGCGTTCGCGCGGTTGCAGCGCACGGATTACAAGGATCGCCCGTCGATCGAGATAATCGCGAATGACGCCGATCTCGCATCGCTGCATGACGATCCACGCTGGCGCGCCTGGCTGGACGCCGAGCGCAAAGCGCAGGCCGCACGGGGCTACGATCCGGTGCTGGCCAAGGAACTAGCGGAGCGCACCACGCGCGACCAGGCTATCCGCGAGCAGGTGATGGTGCGGCCCCGCGACGTCAAGCTCAACCAGCAGGCCCTTGAGATCGATCGCGACAACACCGGCTGGCTCAAATCCGTGGTCGACCGGCAAGGCTGGCCGCTGGTGCGGCAGGTTGGATCGGAAGGCGCCAACCAGGCCTGGCTGCTGGCCCAACATGCCGATGCCGATCCCGCCTTCCAGGAGCGCGTGCTGGGATTGATGCAGTCGGCGGTGGCGCAAGGCGAAGCTTCCGGCTCGGACCTAGCCTACATGACCGATCGCGTTCGGCGCGCACAAGGCAAACGGCAGGTCTATGGCACGCAGTTCCAGCAGGTGGATGGCATGCTGCAGATCCAGCCAGTCGAGGACCTAGACGGACTAGACGCGCGGCGCGCTGCGATCGGGCTGGAATCGATGGCGGACTATGTCGCGCAGGGCGAGCGCCAGATGCATCGCAAGATCCAGTGGCCGCCGGCGTCTGAGCCCGCCAACTAG
- the queF gene encoding NADPH-dependent 7-cyano-7-deazaguanine reductase QueF (Catalyzes the NADPH-dependent reduction of 7-cyano-7-deazaguanine (preQ0) to 7-aminomethyl-7-deazaguanine (preQ1) in queuosine biosynthesis) codes for MNTPEDSLLGREVAYPSHYDPDLLFPIPRAGARAELGLDNAALPFVGHDRWHAYELGWLDLRGKPQVATATLTVPQESPALIESKSLKLYLNSLNAARFASVEDVCAQVARDLSARAGAPVTVVPGLPVFGSESGALLIDTLDVDIDDYGPPNPAYLSAAGDAVTETLVSHLLKSNCPVTGQPDWGSVVLRYEGPKIDREGLLRYLVSFRDHAGFHEQCVERIFADVAARCAPARLSVEARYTRRGGLDINPWRITPGWEDSAPAPLRELRQ; via the coding sequence ATGAATACGCCTGAAGACTCCCTGCTGGGCCGCGAGGTCGCCTATCCCTCGCACTACGACCCGGACCTGCTGTTCCCGATTCCGCGCGCCGGCGCGCGTGCGGAGCTGGGCCTGGACAACGCCGCCCTGCCTTTTGTCGGCCACGACCGCTGGCATGCCTACGAGCTGGGCTGGCTGGACCTGCGTGGCAAGCCGCAGGTCGCCACCGCGACGCTGACCGTGCCGCAGGAGTCGCCGGCGCTGATCGAATCCAAGTCGCTCAAGCTGTATCTCAATTCGCTCAATGCCGCGCGCTTTGCTTCGGTCGAAGACGTCTGCGCGCAGGTCGCGCGCGACCTGTCCGCGCGCGCCGGCGCGCCGGTCACGGTGGTGCCGGGCCTGCCAGTGTTCGGCTCCGAGTCCGGTGCCCTGCTGATCGACACGCTGGACGTGGACATCGACGACTACGGCCCGCCGAATCCTGCGTACCTGTCTGCTGCCGGCGACGCCGTCACCGAGACCCTGGTCTCGCACCTGCTCAAATCCAATTGCCCGGTGACCGGCCAGCCGGACTGGGGCAGCGTGGTGCTGCGCTACGAGGGGCCGAAGATCGACCGCGAAGGCCTGCTGCGCTACCTGGTCAGCTTCCGCGACCACGCCGGTTTCCACGAACAGTGCGTGGAGCGGATCTTCGCCGATGTCGCTGCACGCTGCGCACCGGCCAGGCTGTCGGTGGAAGCGCGCTACACGCGGCGCGGCGGGCTGGACATCAATCCGTGGCGCATCACGCCCGGCTGGGAAGACAGCGCACCGGCACCGCTGCGCGAGCTGCGCCAGTAA
- a CDS encoding RNA polymerase sigma factor, which translates to MDSPAATELDDATLRTLIPRLRRFARSLVHEPAAADDLVQATLERALTHGRTRHTADALQPWLFSILYRQFVDEHRRRQRWRRLAQLFGQAEPEHAPSAESITTTRTTLAAFDTLPAEQRALLLLVSVEGFSYREVADTLKVPIGTVMSRLARARQALRAASDTAPKPARPTLKVLR; encoded by the coding sequence ATGGATTCGCCCGCCGCCACCGAACTGGATGACGCCACCTTGCGCACGCTGATCCCGCGCCTGCGCCGGTTCGCGCGCTCGCTGGTGCACGAACCGGCCGCAGCCGACGACCTGGTCCAGGCCACGCTGGAACGCGCACTCACCCATGGCCGCACCCGGCACACCGCCGATGCGCTGCAGCCATGGCTGTTCTCGATCCTGTACCGGCAGTTCGTCGATGAGCATCGCCGCCGCCAGCGCTGGCGGCGGCTGGCGCAGCTGTTCGGCCAGGCCGAACCCGAGCACGCGCCGTCGGCCGAAAGCATCACCACCACCCGCACCACCCTGGCGGCGTTCGACACGCTGCCGGCCGAACAGCGCGCGCTGTTGCTGCTGGTCAGCGTGGAGGGCTTCAGCTATCGCGAAGTAGCCGACACGCTCAAGGTGCCCATCGGCACGGTGATGTCGCGCCTGGCGCGTGCGCGGCAGGCACTGCGCGCGGCCAGTGATACCGCGCCCAAACCCGCGCGGCCCACCTTGAAGGTCCTGCGATGA
- a CDS encoding anti-sigma factor, which produces MTFRTAPSEADLHAYVDGQLPLEARAEIERWLGAHPERAAVVADWKHDAERLRTSQAMPESWPVNPALEPAHLRRRVRARRRTRLGVVAAILLSLGLGTGVGWQARQMQIAASRLPMADAVSAYRLFAVSDRTDTLDPAGRAQLQDWLTTHFGPLGALPDLQAQGFRLVGGQRLSTEQGAAAMLVYADGTGARIGVYLRPGGWFREPGLRRDGDLLAQYWSRGNTSFAVVSPFDDARARSVASVLGPQG; this is translated from the coding sequence ATGACCTTCCGCACCGCCCCCAGCGAAGCCGACCTGCACGCCTATGTGGATGGGCAGCTGCCGCTGGAGGCGCGCGCCGAGATCGAGCGCTGGCTGGGCGCCCATCCGGAGCGCGCCGCGGTGGTCGCCGACTGGAAGCACGACGCCGAACGCCTGCGCACCAGCCAGGCCATGCCGGAAAGCTGGCCGGTCAATCCCGCGCTGGAACCTGCGCATCTGCGCCGCCGCGTGCGGGCCCGTCGGCGCACACGCCTGGGCGTGGTGGCGGCGATCCTGCTGTCACTGGGCCTGGGCACCGGCGTGGGCTGGCAGGCCAGGCAGATGCAGATCGCCGCAAGCCGGTTGCCGATGGCCGATGCGGTATCGGCCTACCGGCTGTTTGCCGTAAGCGATCGCACGGACACGCTCGACCCAGCCGGTCGCGCGCAGCTGCAGGACTGGTTGACCACGCACTTCGGTCCGCTCGGCGCCCTGCCCGACCTGCAAGCGCAGGGCTTTCGCCTGGTCGGCGGCCAACGGCTTTCGACCGAACAGGGCGCGGCGGCGATGCTGGTCTACGCCGATGGCACGGGCGCACGCATCGGCGTGTACCTGCGTCCGGGCGGCTGGTTCCGCGAACCGGGCCTGCGCCGCGACGGCGACCTGCTGGCCCAGTACTGGTCGCGCGGCAACACCAGCTTCGCCGTGGTCAGCCCGTTCGACGATGCCCGCGCGCGCAGCGTGGCCTCGGTGCTCGGCCCGCAGGGCTGA